The proteins below are encoded in one region of Brachyspira intermedia PWS/A:
- a CDS encoding MlaD family protein, which translates to MGKIKLKGDGYRIYVDYVFIGDLQENGKVSYRGGGIQIGFIEKIAINPDGTIRVTLFITDKNVIIPVGTKFSIQTVGLGLGEKYIMVSPPAINTTGMTSMAPNTIVKGVEPFSIETTLGSIGDIGKDLNFQELSAVVSNLAQTINLISGVIVSNESNINNSISNASATLGYINNIARDLSYVINDVEQGNGTIGAIMKDPQLHTNFNQIVDNLRVFSEKIKDNPSLLLFREPEAKK; encoded by the coding sequence TTGGGTAAGATAAAGCTCAAGGGTGATGGATACAGGATATATGTAGACTATGTATTTATAGGAGACTTACAGGAAAATGGTAAGGTTTCATATAGAGGCGGTGGAATTCAAATAGGTTTTATTGAAAAAATAGCCATAAATCCGGATGGAACTATTAGAGTAACTTTATTTATTACTGATAAAAATGTTATAATTCCAGTAGGAACTAAATTTTCTATACAAACAGTAGGATTAGGACTTGGAGAAAAATACATAATGGTATCTCCTCCTGCTATTAATACTACCGGTATGACAAGTATGGCGCCTAATACAATAGTAAAAGGTGTTGAACCGTTTAGTATAGAAACAACATTAGGCTCTATAGGTGATATAGGTAAAGATTTAAATTTTCAAGAATTATCAGCGGTTGTAAGTAATCTTGCTCAAACTATAAATTTGATATCTGGTGTTATAGTTAGTAATGAATCTAACATAAATAATTCGATATCAAATGCAAGTGCGACTTTAGGGTATATAAATAATATTGCTAGGGATTTATCTTATGTTATAAATGATGTAGAACAGGGAAATGGGACAATAGGTGCCATAATGAAAGATCCTCAGTTACATACTAATTTTAATCAAATAGTTGATAATTTAAGAGTATTTAGCGAAAAAATAAAAGATAATCCTTCTCTTTTGCTTTTCAGAGAGCCAGAAGCTAAAAAATAA
- the frr gene encoding ribosome recycling factor, translating into MSKESYKDRMEKAVSSLQNDLKGIRTGRANASILDGVKVEAYGSSMPLKQVGNVSTPDSRTIMIQPFDKGLVSDIEKAILKADLGFNPFNDGGNIRIVVPELTKERREELKKGVRHRGEEAKIAVRNIRRDENDKIKKELKDKTITEDESKSQEKKIQNDTDSYIKKIDDMITAKEKELDTI; encoded by the coding sequence ATGTCAAAAGAATCATATAAAGATAGAATGGAAAAAGCAGTTTCAAGTTTACAAAATGATTTAAAAGGTATAAGAACAGGAAGAGCTAATGCTTCTATATTGGACGGAGTAAAAGTAGAGGCTTATGGAAGCAGTATGCCATTAAAACAAGTAGGTAACGTTTCAACACCAGATTCAAGAACTATTATGATACAGCCATTCGATAAAGGTTTAGTTAGCGACATAGAAAAAGCTATATTAAAAGCTGATTTAGGTTTCAATCCTTTCAATGACGGCGGAAACATAAGAATAGTAGTACCAGAACTTACTAAAGAAAGAAGAGAAGAGTTAAAAAAAGGTGTTAGACATAGAGGTGAAGAAGCAAAAATTGCTGTAAGAAACATAAGAAGAGATGAAAATGATAAAATCAAAAAAGAATTAAAAGATAAAACTATCACTGAAGATGAATCAAAATCTCAAGAGAAAAAAATACAGAATGATACAGATTCATACATCAAAAAAATAGATGATATGATCACTGCAAAAGAAAAAGAATTAGATACTATATGA
- a CDS encoding isoprenyl transferase, with product MITDEPNIPEHVAIIMDGNGRWAKSHNKSRSLGHRAGSENVINIVEACCELNIKYLTLYAFSTENWKRPEEEKKALFKLLKEFYKKEIKRLISNNILVKHIGDISAFPKDTIETIEETEKETLEKCKNPILTVILALNYGFRDELKNALKNICYDAINNKIDIESIDENFIQNYLYTKGIPDPDFLIRTSGEYRLSNFLMYQASYSELYFTDILWPDFSKENFKKAIEEYSNRNRRYGGL from the coding sequence ATGATTACTGATGAGCCGAATATACCTGAACATGTAGCTATAATCATGGATGGCAATGGAAGATGGGCTAAATCTCATAATAAGAGCAGAAGTCTTGGGCATAGAGCTGGAAGCGAAAATGTCATTAATATAGTAGAAGCATGCTGTGAGCTTAATATAAAATATTTAACTTTGTATGCATTTTCAACAGAAAATTGGAAAAGACCTGAGGAAGAGAAAAAAGCATTATTTAAACTTTTAAAAGAATTCTATAAGAAAGAGATAAAAAGGCTTATTTCAAACAATATTTTAGTTAAACATATAGGTGATATTTCTGCATTTCCAAAAGATACTATAGAAACAATAGAAGAAACAGAAAAAGAAACTCTTGAAAAATGCAAAAATCCAATACTTACTGTTATTTTAGCTTTAAATTATGGTTTCAGAGATGAATTAAAGAATGCTTTAAAAAATATATGCTATGATGCTATAAATAACAAAATAGACATAGAAAGTATTGATGAAAACTTTATTCAAAATTACTTATATACAAAAGGAATACCAGATCCTGATTTTTTAATAAGAACTTCAGGTGAATATAGATTAAGTAATTTCTTAATGTATCAGGCATCATATAGTGAACTATATTTTACAGATATATTATGGCCGGATTTTTCTAAAGAAAATTTCAAAAAAGCTATAGAAGAATACTCAAATAGAAATAGAAGATATGGAGGTCTATAA
- a CDS encoding type I phosphomannose isomerase catalytic subunit has translation MYLLEFNEIAKEVIWGGNSLVSVYSKPFDKNKTIGESWEICDLPNDNNIVSNGELKGKTLSYLVKEYASELLGTKCKDDYFPLFLKLIDAKDKLSIQVHPDEEYASKKHNKHGKNEMWYVMETYGDAKLLIGLKENISKEDLKNALNNSKNIENMFNYFDIKKGDAFYIPSGCIHSILGNVVMAEIQTPSDVTYRLYDWNRVDKNGKSRELHIEDSFNVIKDINAFNLKSDKKNVFKDKKLEINTVFSNDYFNAEEYIINESYSSKTNGESFEIMMVLDGEGYIESNIADNVIKLNAGKTVLIPASLGNYFIKTDDIIKMLRVTL, from the coding sequence ATGTATTTATTGGAATTTAATGAAATAGCAAAAGAAGTCATTTGGGGCGGAAATTCTTTGGTTTCAGTATATTCGAAACCTTTTGATAAAAATAAAACTATAGGTGAAAGCTGGGAAATTTGCGATTTGCCTAATGATAATAATATAGTATCTAATGGTGAGCTTAAAGGAAAAACTTTATCATATTTGGTGAAAGAATATGCTTCTGAACTTTTGGGTACAAAGTGTAAAGACGATTATTTTCCTTTGTTTTTGAAACTTATAGATGCAAAAGATAAATTATCAATACAAGTTCATCCAGATGAAGAATATGCAAGTAAAAAACATAACAAACATGGTAAAAATGAAATGTGGTATGTTATGGAAACTTATGGCGATGCAAAACTTCTCATTGGTCTTAAAGAAAATATTTCAAAAGAAGATTTAAAAAATGCTTTGAATAATAGTAAAAATATAGAAAATATGTTCAATTATTTTGATATAAAAAAAGGAGATGCATTTTATATACCTAGTGGATGCATACATTCTATATTAGGGAATGTTGTTATGGCCGAGATACAGACTCCTAGTGATGTAACTTATAGGCTTTATGATTGGAATAGAGTTGATAAAAATGGTAAATCTAGAGAACTTCATATAGAAGATTCTTTTAATGTTATAAAAGATATTAATGCTTTTAATTTGAAATCTGATAAAAAAAATGTTTTTAAAGATAAAAAACTAGAAATTAATACAGTATTTTCTAATGATTATTTTAATGCTGAGGAATATATTATAAATGAATCTTATTCTTCAAAGACTAATGGAGAAAGTTTTGAAATAATGATGGTTTTAGATGGAGAAGGTTATATAGAATCAAATATTGCTGATAACGTTATTAAACTTAATGCTGGTAAAACAGTGTTGATTCCAGCTAGTTTGGGCAATTATTTTATTAAAACAGATGATATAATAAAAATGTTGAGGGTAACTTTATAA
- a CDS encoding methyl-accepting chemotaxis protein, whose amino-acid sequence MIFKSDENTLKRRLKFYLPALFIFAGVVSVAIFSILLKTVYQLSSSIISYLYIFIFILIAVFCISIYFDCLKLEKGKFIAIGKIYVIKAGLAVVLVAIFSYSLHIYLGKISIFEMLNIRLIMVIFLISVAMSIASTSFNILVKPLYKKTGRREYHLPIAYNFLPISIATVIFIVTFVNGMHYRSEIIYDRQYDIITKKGYANDFANNIADSLGKYVTVADNIVAYMNIIYRNTYTLDTYTSLLSSYLSTRYTNDNNISSVGIYFGDLENVNIDINTNDINKLSIIWKYDINDLANIETNGRPNIANSYTSRLSTETNTLIDITPNANTFYIYSPILLNNRHVGFVSVEVRSSVYLDVLSDEAFKNNLNIFLTDDSYSIKASNNPSLIGDTQRDFDSTAIGIEIKNNNYNNYRNNIVDVNVISFENTNAVAIKYALFNNLYVINMWQHNSAYRNQLFRNTIIRSSISIYLGLLAFLLVILALILSLRKTLVFAKNVSESLSEGEGDLTIRLPVISNNESGELVHSFNKFLDKVKNIIVSVKNNAYTLTGNIQNMRASISLSISDFNTIYKEFETELSNSNKIAESSANAARVSFMQRTRFTAVNETVQLLLENINDINDKMKQQSEAVTKTSSSVQQMMANIVTVSHGATKANDYAKILYTEAQEGSNIGESVVGSIQSIKEYSKQITNITQVIHNIAEQTNLLAMNAAIEAAHAGEHGRGFTVVADKIRKLAEDTGENSKIINEIIEETTQAIDHTVSLAFKSSESMGKILEGSNTLADLIATISGANDELDIGRREILMNISNLNNITEDVQELSLKQMQMSSAVSQNISSVDKLAEDVVNVVNTAETEMKELVNSIENVSNLSSTSSNNMETMDKRIKELQYIFLQLYKLVISFKTEKTEEDIAKENNKKALDKKKLKLERKAEKARLKEEKRRLKELKKENAKNKK is encoded by the coding sequence ATGATATTTAAATCAGATGAAAATACACTGAAAAGAAGATTAAAATTTTATTTGCCTGCTCTATTCATTTTTGCAGGAGTTGTTTCAGTAGCTATTTTTTCAATATTATTAAAAACAGTTTATCAATTATCAAGTTCTATAATAAGTTATTTATACATATTTATTTTTATATTGATTGCTGTTTTTTGTATAAGTATATACTTTGATTGTTTAAAGTTAGAAAAGGGAAAATTTATTGCTATAGGAAAAATTTATGTTATAAAAGCAGGATTGGCAGTAGTTCTTGTAGCTATTTTTTCATACAGTCTTCATATATATCTTGGTAAAATATCTATATTTGAGATGCTTAATATACGTTTAATAATGGTTATATTTTTGATTAGTGTAGCCATGTCTATTGCCTCTACAAGTTTTAATATATTAGTAAAACCATTATATAAAAAAACAGGAAGAAGAGAATATCATCTTCCTATAGCATATAATTTTCTTCCGATATCTATAGCGACAGTAATATTTATAGTTACTTTTGTTAATGGTATGCATTACAGATCTGAAATAATTTATGACAGACAATATGATATAATAACAAAAAAAGGTTATGCTAATGATTTTGCGAATAATATTGCAGATTCTCTAGGAAAATATGTTACAGTAGCTGATAATATAGTTGCATATATGAATATAATATATAGAAATACATATACTTTGGATACTTATACATCTTTATTATCAAGTTATTTAAGTACAAGATATACTAATGATAATAATATTTCATCTGTAGGTATATATTTTGGAGATTTAGAAAATGTTAATATTGATATCAACACTAATGATATCAATAAATTATCCATAATTTGGAAATATGATATTAATGACTTAGCTAATATTGAAACAAATGGAAGACCTAATATAGCAAATAGTTATACTAGTAGGTTATCCACAGAAACTAATACTCTTATAGATATAACTCCAAATGCTAATACTTTTTATATATATAGTCCTATTTTATTAAATAATAGACATGTGGGATTTGTTAGTGTAGAGGTAAGAAGTTCTGTATATTTAGATGTATTATCAGATGAGGCTTTTAAGAATAATTTGAATATATTTTTAACAGATGATTCATATAGTATAAAGGCTTCTAATAATCCTTCATTGATAGGCGATACCCAAAGAGATTTTGATAGTACTGCTATTGGTATAGAAATAAAAAATAATAATTATAATAACTATAGAAATAATATAGTTGATGTGAATGTTATTTCTTTTGAGAATACTAATGCAGTAGCTATAAAATATGCTTTATTTAATAACTTATATGTTATAAATATGTGGCAGCATAATAGTGCATATAGAAATCAATTATTTAGAAATACTATAATAAGATCTTCTATATCAATATATTTAGGATTATTAGCATTCTTATTAGTTATATTAGCTTTGATACTTTCTTTGAGAAAAACTTTAGTATTTGCTAAAAATGTATCAGAGTCTTTGAGCGAAGGAGAAGGAGATTTAACAATCAGACTTCCGGTTATTAGTAATAATGAATCAGGTGAATTGGTACATTCTTTTAATAAGTTCTTAGATAAAGTAAAAAATATTATAGTAAGTGTAAAAAATAATGCTTATACTTTAACAGGTAATATTCAGAATATGAGAGCTTCTATTAGTTTAAGTATCAGTGATTTTAATACAATTTATAAAGAATTTGAAACAGAGCTGTCTAATTCAAATAAAATAGCAGAATCGTCAGCAAATGCTGCTAGAGTAAGTTTTATGCAGCGTACTAGATTTACAGCAGTGAATGAGACAGTACAGTTATTATTAGAAAATATTAACGATATTAATGATAAGATGAAGCAGCAATCAGAAGCTGTAACTAAGACTAGTAGTTCAGTACAGCAAATGATGGCTAACATAGTAACAGTAAGCCATGGAGCTACTAAGGCAAATGACTATGCTAAGATTCTATATACAGAGGCACAGGAAGGAAGTAATATAGGTGAGTCTGTAGTAGGTTCTATACAAAGCATTAAAGAATATTCTAAGCAGATAACTAATATTACACAGGTAATACATAATATAGCAGAGCAGACAAACCTATTAGCGATGAACGCAGCAATAGAAGCAGCACATGCTGGTGAGCATGGACGCGGATTTACAGTAGTAGCAGATAAGATAAGAAAATTGGCAGAAGATACAGGAGAGAACTCTAAAATCATTAATGAGATAATTGAAGAGACAACACAAGCAATAGATCATACAGTATCTTTAGCTTTCAAGAGTTCAGAGTCAATGGGAAAGATATTAGAAGGTTCTAATACTTTGGCAGATTTGATAGCAACAATATCTGGTGCTAATGATGAATTAGATATAGGCAGACGTGAGATATTGATGAATATCAGCAACTTGAATAATATTACAGAAGATGTACAGGAATTATCTTTAAAACAAATGCAGATGAGTTCAGCAGTTAGTCAGAATATTTCTAGTGTAGATAAGTTAGCAGAAGATGTAGTTAATGTAGTAAATACAGCAGAGACTGAGATGAAGGAATTAGTAAATTCCATAGAAAATGTATCTAATTTATCCAGTACAAGCAGCAATAATATGGAGACAATGGATAAGAGAATAAAGGAATTACAATATATCTTCCTACAGTTATATAAATTGGTAATATCTTTCAAAACAGAGAAGACAGAAGAAGATATAGCAAAAGAGAATAATAAAAAAGCTTTAGATAAGAAAAAGCTTAAATTAGAACGTAAGGCAGAGAAAGCTAGATTAAAAGAAGAAAAGAGAAGATTGAAAGAGTTGAAGAAAGAAAATGCTAAAAATAAAAAATAA
- a CDS encoding DUF523 domain-containing protein, protein MNVLVSACLLGLKCRYDGNDNKSDELLKVISMGYNLIPVCPEQLGGLSTPRKPAEIIKGRVINIDNEDVTENFLNGANEVLKLAKLYKTELAVLKERSPSCGFGKIYDGTFSKMVINGNGICADLLYNNGVKIIGESEIKEYFGL, encoded by the coding sequence ATGAATGTGTTGGTCAGTGCCTGTTTATTAGGATTGAAATGCAGATATGACGGCAATGATAATAAATCAGATGAGCTTCTAAAAGTTATATCTATGGGTTATAACTTAATTCCAGTATGCCCCGAACAGCTCGGAGGTCTTTCTACTCCTAGAAAACCTGCTGAAATTATTAAAGGCAGAGTTATAAATATTGATAATGAAGATGTAACAGAAAATTTTCTTAATGGAGCTAATGAAGTATTAAAACTTGCAAAACTTTATAAAACAGAATTAGCGGTATTAAAAGAGAGAAGTCCTTCCTGCGGTTTTGGTAAAATATATGATGGAACTTTTAGTAAAATGGTTATAAATGGTAATGGTATATGTGCTGATTTGCTTTATAATAATGGAGTAAAAATTATAGGGGAGAGCGAGATAAAAGAATATTTTGGATTATAG
- the atpD gene encoding F0F1 ATP synthase subunit beta, with amino-acid sequence MVEGKRGKVIQVVGSTLDAEFEEGHLPAILNALYIDKEIEGVQRHIICEVQQHLGGGRVRAIALESTDGISRGDDIFDTGNHIMVPVGTETIGRIFNVLGQTVDKGEPIVAKEYRSIHASPPKFETLEPKLEIFETGIKVIDLLAPYIKGGKTGLFGGAGVGKTVLIMELIHNIASEHGGYSVFAGVGERTREGNDLWSEMKESGVINKTCLVYGQMNEPPGARLRVALSALTMAEYFRDSAGLDVLLFIDNIFRFTQAGSEVSALLGRMPSAVGYQPTLATEMGALQERITSTKNGSITSIQAVYVPADDLTDPAPATAFTHLDATTVLSREVSEKGIYPAVDPLASTSRILDPNILGQEHYDVARKVQHILQRYRDLQDIIAILGADELSEDDKLIVSRARKIEQFLSQPFFVGEQFTGLQGRYVKLEDTIRSFKGICNGDYDDLPDQAFRFVGSIEEAVSKAKTVSN; translated from the coding sequence ATGGTAGAAGGAAAAAGAGGAAAAGTTATTCAGGTTGTAGGTTCTACCTTAGATGCTGAGTTTGAAGAGGGACATCTTCCAGCTATATTGAATGCACTTTATATAGATAAAGAAATAGAGGGTGTTCAAAGACATATTATTTGTGAGGTACAGCAGCATTTAGGCGGCGGCAGAGTAAGAGCTATAGCTCTGGAATCTACAGATGGTATATCAAGAGGAGATGATATATTTGATACCGGCAATCATATAATGGTACCGGTTGGAACAGAAACTATAGGCAGAATATTTAATGTATTAGGTCAGACTGTAGATAAAGGTGAGCCTATAGTAGCTAAAGAATACAGATCAATACATGCTTCACCTCCTAAATTTGAGACATTAGAGCCTAAACTTGAAATATTTGAAACCGGTATTAAAGTTATAGACTTGTTAGCTCCTTACATTAAAGGCGGTAAAACAGGGCTTTTTGGAGGAGCAGGAGTAGGTAAAACAGTTCTCATAATGGAGCTTATACATAATATAGCAAGTGAGCATGGCGGTTATTCTGTGTTTGCTGGTGTAGGTGAGAGAACTAGAGAAGGTAATGACTTATGGTCAGAGATGAAAGAGTCTGGAGTTATTAATAAGACTTGTCTTGTTTATGGTCAGATGAATGAACCACCTGGAGCAAGATTAAGAGTAGCTTTATCTGCTTTGACTATGGCTGAATATTTTAGAGATTCTGCTGGTTTAGATGTATTATTATTTATAGATAATATATTCAGATTCACACAGGCAGGAAGTGAGGTATCAGCATTACTTGGACGTATGCCTTCAGCAGTTGGTTATCAGCCTACTTTAGCAACAGAGATGGGAGCTTTACAGGAAAGAATTACATCCACTAAAAATGGATCTATTACATCAATACAGGCTGTTTATGTACCAGCAGATGACCTTACAGACCCAGCACCTGCTACAGCATTTACTCACCTTGATGCTACTACTGTATTATCAAGAGAGGTTAGTGAAAAAGGTATTTATCCGGCAGTAGATCCTTTAGCTTCAACAAGCAGAATATTGGATCCGAATATATTGGGTCAGGAACATTACGATGTTGCAAGAAAAGTACAGCATATATTACAGAGATATAGAGATTTACAAGATATTATTGCTATACTTGGTGCAGATGAGCTTTCAGAAGATGATAAATTAATAGTATCTAGGGCTAGAAAAATAGAGCAGTTCTTAAGTCAGCCTTTCTTTGTAGGAGAGCAATTTACAGGACTTCAAGGTAGATATGTAAAATTAGAAGATACTATAAGAAGTTTTAAAGGTATTTGTAATGGCGATTATGATGATTTGCCAGATCAGGCATTTAGATTTGTTGGTTCTATAGAAGAAGCCGTTTCTAAAGCTAAAACTGTATCAAATTAA
- a CDS encoding inositol monophosphatase family protein encodes MLNDIIDMLTNGFSSKKKKSNFSENDAILNEIKDLSKSKLNKCLKDAEHIAIKAGKYSLKYFGCPKKVSKKGKTDLFTEVDLKNEKKIKEYLLKCYPKFGFYGEESKDNTSKKFTWIVDPIDGTSNFIHGYPFYCISIGLAYKGIPILGVVYAPLTDTVYKAHIKSKAYKNNKVIKVSSSNKLIESLIITGFYYNASVDDDFLHDRMVDFANMVKSTLALRRDGSAALDICMVAEGAADGFFEYGLSPWDICAGSIILKQAGGMVTGINMEEYDIFSKEQYIASNKKIHKEMVKVLE; translated from the coding sequence ATGTTAAATGACATTATAGATATGCTTACGAATGGATTTTCTAGTAAAAAGAAAAAATCAAATTTTTCTGAAAATGATGCTATATTGAATGAAATAAAAGATTTATCAAAATCTAAATTAAATAAATGCTTAAAAGATGCTGAGCATATAGCAATTAAGGCAGGTAAGTATTCTTTAAAATATTTCGGATGCCCTAAAAAAGTATCAAAAAAAGGTAAAACTGATTTATTTACAGAAGTTGATTTAAAAAATGAAAAAAAGATAAAAGAATATTTATTAAAATGCTATCCTAAATTTGGATTTTATGGAGAGGAATCTAAAGATAATACTAGTAAGAAATTTACTTGGATAGTTGATCCTATAGATGGTACTAGTAATTTTATACATGGTTATCCTTTTTACTGTATATCTATAGGGCTTGCTTATAAGGGTATACCTATATTAGGAGTGGTTTATGCTCCTTTAACAGATACAGTTTATAAGGCTCATATAAAGTCAAAAGCCTATAAAAACAATAAAGTTATAAAAGTAAGTTCTAGCAATAAACTTATAGAATCTCTTATAATAACAGGATTTTATTATAATGCTAGTGTAGATGATGATTTTCTTCATGATAGAATGGTTGATTTTGCTAATATGGTAAAAAGTACTTTAGCTTTAAGAAGAGATGGTTCCGCTGCTCTTGATATATGTATGGTAGCTGAAGGTGCGGCTGACGGATTTTTTGAGTATGGGCTTTCTCCTTGGGATATTTGTGCTGGCAGTATTATATTAAAGCAGGCCGGAGGTATGGTAACTGGTATAAATATGGAAGAATATGATATTTTTTCTAAAGAACAGTATATAGCAAGCAATAAAAAAATTCACAAAGAAATGGTTAAAGTACTTGAATAA
- a CDS encoding ABC transporter ATP-binding protein, with protein sequence MSDIIELKDVYKSFGAQRVLNGVNLKVNKGETLSVIGNSGCGKSVLIKHLMGLLQPDSGSIIVDGQDINKISDNELTEVRKKFAMVFQGAALFDSLNVYENVSFGLRRIKKDIPEERIKAKVAEVLEMVGMPNIEHKMPSELSGGMKKRVGLARAIAMDPEILLYDEPTTGLDPVMSRVIDDLIVKMQSILNVTSIVITHDMTSVFRMSDRVVMLYKGQIIEGGDPDHLAETENPHLKFFFMSSIAKKGEDIESIRPKD encoded by the coding sequence ATGAGTGATATTATAGAATTAAAAGATGTGTATAAGAGTTTTGGTGCTCAAAGGGTTCTTAATGGGGTTAATCTTAAAGTTAACAAAGGAGAAACTCTATCTGTTATAGGTAATTCGGGATGCGGTAAAAGCGTACTTATAAAACATTTGATGGGATTGCTTCAGCCTGACAGCGGTAGTATAATAGTAGATGGACAGGATATTAATAAAATTTCTGATAATGAACTTACAGAAGTTAGAAAAAAGTTTGCTATGGTGTTTCAAGGGGCAGCTTTATTTGACTCATTAAATGTATATGAAAATGTAAGTTTTGGACTCAGAAGAATAAAGAAAGATATTCCTGAAGAAAGAATAAAGGCAAAAGTAGCCGAAGTTCTTGAAATGGTCGGAATGCCTAATATAGAACATAAAATGCCTTCAGAGCTTTCAGGTGGTATGAAAAAACGTGTCGGACTAGCTAGAGCCATAGCTATGGACCCTGAAATACTGCTTTATGATGAACCTACAACAGGTTTGGATCCTGTTATGTCTAGGGTTATAGATGATTTAATAGTAAAAATGCAGTCTATTCTTAATGTTACTAGTATAGTTATTACTCATGATATGACTAGCGTATTTAGAATGTCAGACAGAGTTGTAATGCTGTATAAAGGTCAGATTATTGAGGGAGGAGATCCTGATCACTTAGCAGAAACAGAAAATCCTCATTTGAAATTCTTCTTTATGAGCAGTATAGCTAAAAAGGGTGAAGATATAGAGAGTATTAGACCAAAAGATTAA
- a CDS encoding phosphatidate cytidylyltransferase: MKKRLISVAVTLPLFLIVMFYDKVIFLFHIAILAISILSASEIFYMAKVHRQKNLRTVVATMIAMVLGYIITICDVNVFKGDFSNLYKIVETKHPSMDLSLVMVFALIAILFIINMFKVHVSTFEEKGRAILTAVFCFIYVGLGVWHISLMRFMPSGKYYIVFIMLCAWFSDTGGYIIGRKFGKHKLSNSASPNKSYEGLVGMFIFTIPLSILYYFLYSNGYLTCLLGKNIPNFSFPQLMLLTVIFTLTGFLGDMGESLIKRMYDTKDSSKLFPGHGGVFDIFDSVILTAPISYYVFLLIQ; encoded by the coding sequence ATGAAGAAAAGGCTTATATCTGTAGCTGTAACATTACCATTATTTCTCATAGTAATGTTTTATGATAAAGTTATATTTTTATTTCATATAGCAATATTGGCTATATCTATTTTAAGTGCCTCAGAAATATTTTATATGGCTAAGGTACATAGACAAAAGAATTTAAGAACTGTTGTAGCAACTATGATAGCTATGGTATTAGGATATATAATAACTATATGTGATGTAAATGTATTTAAAGGCGACTTCTCCAATCTTTATAAAATAGTAGAAACTAAACATCCTTCTATGGATTTATCATTGGTAATGGTTTTTGCTTTGATAGCTATACTATTTATCATTAATATGTTCAAAGTTCATGTATCAACATTTGAAGAAAAAGGAAGAGCTATATTAACTGCTGTTTTCTGCTTTATATATGTTGGTTTGGGAGTATGGCATATATCTCTTATGCGTTTTATGCCTAGCGGAAAATATTACATAGTATTTATTATGCTATGTGCTTGGTTCAGTGATACTGGAGGATATATTATAGGAAGGAAATTTGGTAAGCATAAATTATCAAACAGTGCTTCACCTAATAAAAGTTATGAAGGTTTAGTAGGAATGTTTATATTCACAATACCGCTTTCCATATTATATTATTTCTTATATTCAAATGGGTATCTAACTTGTTTATTAGGAAAGAATATACCTAACTTCTCTTTTCCGCAATTAATGTTATTAACTGTAATATTCACATTAACAGGTTTTTTAGGGGATATGGGTGAAAGTCTTATAAAAAGAATGTATGACACTAAAGATTCAAGTAAATTGTTTCCAGGACATGGCGGAGTATTCGATATATTTGACAGTGTAATACTTACTGCCCCAATATCATATTATGTATTTTTATTAATTCAGTAA